A window of Ruminiclostridium herbifermentans genomic DNA:
CAGAGGAAGAGTTTGCTGATGAGATTGTACGGGTGGGGAGTAAGTTTCTGCTCTCATGGTATAATGCAGATTATACAAAGATTGATAAACTTAAAGTAGACTTAAAAGATATATTAGAGACAAATACAATAAAGAACTCTTTACAAGATAACTTAGACTATATAAAAAATAATAAGTTCATAGCAGAAGGTAAATTTTATACTAGTAAGGGTCTTATAGTATGTACTGATAGTGGATCATTAGGATTAAGAGGAACGATAAAGTTTAGGTATTTAAAACCTACAAGTACAAATGTTCTTAGTTCGGAAATCGTAAGTGGTACTGGTAAAATAATGCAAGTTGGTGTTTGGTATGAACAAGATTATCAAGTATCATTTTATCCAGAAAAAATAGGACTAAAGACAACTGCAATGCACGCAATATCTAAAGTTAGAATATCTCAAATAAAAGATTAAGTTCAATTACAATAAATAAGGAGGTTTAAATCCATGCTGTTTAATGGGCACTTGTACCAAAATGTGTAGTGTGGATATAAAAAATGAATAGAAAATTATTTGTGAGACTATTCTTATATATTTGTATTATAACAGCTTATATGAGTATTTACATTCCTGTAAATGCTGGTTTTGATGAAAAGAAATTACGAATAGACACTGACAATGCAAAACACCAAGCCCTTTCCATGACCGTCGACTCCATCCCCTCCAATTCCCCTCTTCAAGCCTTTTGCATCGGCTGGAATTTCACTTTCAGCAATGAAGAAGTATCATCAACCCCTGTTTCGGTATATGTGCCGCTATCCAGCGTAAACACAAGCGGCGGCACAAGAACTTATACCTTTCCGCTAACTACTGGCTGGACAAGGGAATTTACAGGTATAGCGGGAGGGAAATCAATACGTGACCTTGTCAGTAATAAACGGTTGTACGATAAAATAATTAAAGCAGGCTGTACTGTTCATGCAAATGCAAAGATACTAAAATATAAATACATAGACGGAAAGCCTACTCCAATGGGAACATATTCAAATGGAATTAATTCACCTCCAAATGTATTTGCAGATTGCAAAGATGATATAGAATATATTGATTCAAAAGGCATTAAGCATGGCAACTTTACAGAGTTTTCTGAAACATTTAAGGAAAATACAAAAAGTGAATATTTTGATTTGAGTTTAACACTAGCTGCTGAGCCGTTGCCTCCACCTGATGTAGTTCTTAACCTTCCAGAAGATAATTCAACAGTGATACAGGGCACTACAGTTACTATAAAGGGAATTGGTACTGGCTGTCACCATATAGGAGCCTTTGTTGATGGTAAGTTTTATGGTACTGAGCAGAAGAATCCAAATGAAGATATAAATATACCAATGGAATTTGAAACTAAAATAACATTGGATCAAGTAAAAGACTATACCTTTCAAATTAAAGGCAGGAATACTGAACTTGCATCAGATAAAGATTCAGTACTTGCAGAGTCAAAAATACATACAGTTCATGTAATAGCACCTAAGCCTAATTCAGGCAATATATATATTAAATGCATTGATTATAATACAAATTCAATTCTATCCTCCAGCACTTTACCTAATATTCCCTATGACATGCCAAAAGAAATTTCCAGTCCAGCTTTAAACAACTATTCTATAAAAGGCTCCTATTCAACATATACAGGTTCAATTCAAGCAATACCTTCAATAGCAGTAATGCAGTCCAATGTCATTTCTCAAATAGTTACATTATCTGATTCAAATCCAAATGCATATGTCTACTTTTGGTATCAAGAATTAAAAAGACCAAAGGCAATAATTGACGCACCTGAAAAAGTTAAAGCAGGTAATGAATTCACAGTTTCCGGTGTTCGCTCATATTGTAGGCAGGCAGATGCAGTAATTAAATCATATAGCTGGTCTACAGGCTTAGATAAGGTAAGTGGCAATATTTCCTTTGCTAATCCTGGTAAATACACAATAACATTGACTGTAACAGACAGTAATGGTTTAACAGACAGCACCACCCATGAAATAGAGGTTATGCCGCCTACACCAGTTGCAAACATTAATTTATCAGGAAAAATAAAAGAAAATAGGAAAATAACAATAAGTGCAAGGATGAGTGATACTCCTGACCGCTATCCAATAATTTGGAGCAAAACTAAGTGGTATATAGAACCTGTTATTGGCACTGGTGCAACATGGGATTTTGGAGTGAAGCTTAGAGATGGAACAGTTATCAAAATTTCTTCAAATTCGGACCAAGCATTATTAAATGGACAAGATGAGTTTTATTTTCAAGCAAGAAATTCTGGTGTGTATAGAGTAACCTTATCAATTACCAATAGTTATCCAGCAAATGATACCATAAAGGGAACAATAACAGTAAATAAGGATGAACCTCCCATTGTAATTCTAGAAGCACCAAAAGTTAATTTGCGTGAATATGATAATCCAATTGACAGCACCAAAAGCAAATTTGGAAAAATAGAAATACAGGATAAGTCCTATTCACCAGATGGAGATATTATTGGGAAAAGATATTGGTACTGCAGATACAATAGTGATAACAATATTGATGCCAAAGGAAACAGCGATTTTTCTGATGAAGCCGATCAACATATTTTTGCAGATGATATAACCAGTCCTTTTTTACCAGAAGAAAAAATACGTTTAATAGTAGATAATGAAAATGATACCATTATAGAGCTTTGGTGGTATGATGTGGGGAAATATAGAATTGAATTAATTGCTGAAGAGTACATTCCAGAGGATGAAACAATTAAAGAGTTGTTAATTCCTTCTGATATTCGAAGAACTATAGCAACAGGATGGTGATAAAACTGAATAAAGCAAAACAAACTTACATGAAAGAGTTTTTCGTAAATCAATTTTCCAGAATACAGCTTTACATAAATAAATTTCATAATCAATTATACAATCAACTATACAAAAAAAACATAGCACGAAGAACGAAGTTATCCATTGAAATTGGCATTCTTACAGTAATATTTTTAATTATTTCTCAATTTTCTTCATTTGCATACATTGATATAGAAGGACAAAACCTTCCTCCATATGCAGCACTGGACTTATTCAAAAGAACTGCAATTGATATAAACTTTGCTAATGATGGCACATCAGGGTACAGCAATTCTATTCTAAAAAGCAAAATTAATGAGATTCTAAAACCCAAGTTAGCTCAAAAAGGAATTGATTACAGTCTAAATATTATTGACTCCTATGATAAAAATATTTACTCTAAACAATCAAAATTGAAGGAAATTAATTTTGACACTGGAAAAATTTATTACCCACAAAATAAAATTGGCCCGTTTGGTGCAGACTATAGCAACATAAGTGGTGGTATAAAAGGGAAAATAGATTATATAATTAAACCTGATAAAATTCGAATAGAAAGCTTTATACTTGATAATGAGGCAGTAAATGATAAGATAAATTGCGCAAATGAAAGGTTATTATATATAAGCTTTTATTCGGACTATGAAAAAACACAGCTAATTAGAACACATAATATCACTTGTTCTGAACTTGGCAGAGCAAAAAATAATCCTAATGCTTTGGATAATTCTTCTGGTGGTAATATTGAAATTGAATTCAGCAGCAATGCTAAATGTTTTGATTTCAAAGTAGATGGTTTCTTTACTGTATCAGCATATTATGGAGGACATTTTTCCTATCATCTCATGCAGGATGGAATAAGTAATTTACAAGAGTTAAAGGACCTAACTATTTATTCAGAGAACATCAAACGTAAATCTTTTATAAGTGAAAATATTTCTAGCATGACATGGAGGCAGGGAACTGAAAAGTATTATGTAGACTTTAGTAACAGAGAATATTCCGAGAATATATATAGTGAAGGTAAAGCAAATTCACTATTAAACTTGCTGGATAAAAATATCAGCCTGATAAAAATTGGCGATAAAGCAACCAAAGAAGATGCACTTATGTTAATAAAAGAAAATAATAACAACGGAACCTTTATAGATAATAAGGAACTTGAATCTGCAATTAATGAATTAGCAGAGTATATTATATTAAGAGAAGAACAGAAGCTAAATAATAAAATTGAAAATGGGAGTTATGTTGTTGTTACAGAAAATGAATTACCATTAGAGTTTGAGGCGGGAGGCTTGGATAATAAAACGGGTGTCCAATGCATTGAACCATCTGCCATAAGAACAAAAGAATACATAGAAGTCAATGGTGGTGCTACCTATTCAGTAAGTGAAAATAATTCTGGAATAAATTATGTAAACTTATATTTTTATAATCAAGATTTATCTATTGTCGGTTCTCCCGTAAAAGTTGCAACAAATAATAACTTTACAATTCCAGTAAGCATAGCATACATAAAATTAACCTGTCCAATAACTAACGTGTTAAATGCAAATAGATTGTCTATTGTTGGGATTTCTAGCAATGGTGGAGAACGGCTGGAATATAAGCCTAATGTAGTAGACAATGAAAATGATTCTGCCTATATAGTGTTCAAATTTGACCATGACAATACCAGTATTGCAGGAAAAGCTATTACTAATCAAGCAGAAAAATCTTCTTTAAGCGGAATTGAGTTATCAGCACCAATGGAAAGGTTTATAAAACCAGGAACATATCAAATATCAATGTATGCTAAGGACATACCAAAACAAATAGCTGATTCTGAAAATTTACTACAAAATGGTGATGGTGAAATGCTAGATGCGTCAGGTAGTCCAGTGTGTTGGACTGCTTGGGCAGAGAATTTAAGCATAACTAACTTTGGAACGGGAGAGGCACAGCCTTATAGTATTTCGGGTAAGAACTCCTTTGAGATATATACAAAGAAAAAAGAATTAACTGAAATAAATGGCCAATCCAATGCTGAATTAGTATCAGATTTGGTTACAGAGTCAACATGGGATTTAAATTTTAAATCAAGCGTAGAATCAGGCAAAGAGTTAGCATCCAATTTATATTTTGAATCAAGCATGGAATTAGGCAAAGATTTAGCATCGAATTCAAATTTTGAATCAGACATAGAATCAAGCAAAAAGTTAACATCAAATTTAAATTTTGAATCAAGCATGGAATCAGGCAAAGAGTTAGTATCGAATTTATATTTTGAATCAAGCAAAGATTTAGCATTGAATTCAAATTTTGAATCAGACATAGAATCAAGCAAAAAGTTAACATCAAATTTAAATTTTGAATCAAGCGTGGAATCAAGCACAGAGATAGCTTTAGAATCAAATTTCGAAAATAATACACTATTAATATCTGCTTCGGGCATGGCTGCAAGCAAAGCACAAGCAAATACTATACAAAATAATAATTCAGCATGTTACTATCAAGATATAGCAGTAGTACCTAATTCAAGTTATAAATTAAGCGGGTTAATCGCTGCCTATAATTGCTGCGGCAAATTTGTCATATATGAAATGGATGACAATTTCAATATATTAAAATATCATGCGTCAAATGAAATTAGAAACTCTTCTATTCCACAAACAGGTTCTGTTTCATTTACAACAGGCTTTAGTACAACAAGGCTAAGAATACATATTTTTAAAAGCCAAGTAACTCTAGCTGCGGAATCAGAATTTGAAAATATCCAAGATAAAGAGGTCACAAATCAAGAATCAAAAACAGAAGAAATTATAGAAGAGAAGTATAACAATCTGAAATTAGAGGCGGGGGATATTTTAAATAGTCAGATTACAACTTACGATATCTCAAACTCTATTTTAAATGAGTATAGTTCATTCTTGTTAGCAGACAATGTTACCTTAGTGAAGCTGCTGCCTAATCCACTTTTTGATAATTACAGAAAAACATCAGAACCATCAACTACAACAATATATGCTCACAGATTACCTAGAGCGGAATTTACTTATCAAATTGAGAATTACCCAGGAGACTTTAGTATTAAAAATCTAACTGACAATCAGCTTTCATTTGATTTAGATCATATGGACAAGGCAAATAAAGGCATAATCAATCAAATATGGCGTTGGGCTGAAATAGATTCAGACGGAACAACAATATGGCACGATGGTAAAGTACCTGAAACAAGGAGATTTCCAGTGGGTACGCAAGTGATTATTTGGTATAGGGTACAGGATAGTGATGGTCCAAATGGGATAGGTGATTGGAGTCTGCCAAAAGTAGTTAGTATTGATGGCAGTTTAGCCGACCCATCAGCCTTATTTGTTGCTGTTCCAAATCCGTTGCCGATACAGAATGAATTGACAATTACAGACCAGTCCTATAGCCCTAATTATGGAGGATTTATAAGA
This region includes:
- a CDS encoding PKD domain-containing protein; this encodes MNRKLFVRLFLYICIITAYMSIYIPVNAGFDEKKLRIDTDNAKHQALSMTVDSIPSNSPLQAFCIGWNFTFSNEEVSSTPVSVYVPLSSVNTSGGTRTYTFPLTTGWTREFTGIAGGKSIRDLVSNKRLYDKIIKAGCTVHANAKILKYKYIDGKPTPMGTYSNGINSPPNVFADCKDDIEYIDSKGIKHGNFTEFSETFKENTKSEYFDLSLTLAAEPLPPPDVVLNLPEDNSTVIQGTTVTIKGIGTGCHHIGAFVDGKFYGTEQKNPNEDINIPMEFETKITLDQVKDYTFQIKGRNTELASDKDSVLAESKIHTVHVIAPKPNSGNIYIKCIDYNTNSILSSSTLPNIPYDMPKEISSPALNNYSIKGSYSTYTGSIQAIPSIAVMQSNVISQIVTLSDSNPNAYVYFWYQELKRPKAIIDAPEKVKAGNEFTVSGVRSYCRQADAVIKSYSWSTGLDKVSGNISFANPGKYTITLTVTDSNGLTDSTTHEIEVMPPTPVANINLSGKIKENRKITISARMSDTPDRYPIIWSKTKWYIEPVIGTGATWDFGVKLRDGTVIKISSNSDQALLNGQDEFYFQARNSGVYRVTLSITNSYPANDTIKGTITVNKDEPPIVILEAPKVNLREYDNPIDSTKSKFGKIEIQDKSYSPDGDIIGKRYWYCRYNSDNNIDAKGNSDFSDEADQHIFADDITSPFLPEEKIRLIVDNENDTIIELWWYDVGKYRIELIAEEYIPEDETIKELLIPSDIRRTIATGW